One region of Skermanella mucosa genomic DNA includes:
- a CDS encoding cysteine hydrolase family protein, with amino-acid sequence MTPLGSAPANRWRVSRETVDMVRPPATPYPLAARAEPQNLVIDLVRTAIVVIDMQNDFCSPRGWLARVGVDVTPARTPIAPLAALLPRLRSKGVPVLWVNWGNRPDRLNLSPSLLHACDPAGEGSGPGDPLPGPPSPAAGAGVLERDGWGTAIVDGLDAAPTDIHVAKYRMSGFWDTELDSILRNLGVRTLLFAGVNLDQCVMCTLQDASFLGYDCILVNDCCATTSPSYCLEATLYNVKQCFGFVTTSDHLLNGLKDRAT; translated from the coding sequence ATGACCCCGCTCGGCTCCGCACCGGCCAACCGGTGGAGGGTATCCAGGGAAACCGTGGACATGGTGCGGCCGCCGGCGACGCCTTACCCGCTCGCCGCCAGGGCCGAGCCGCAGAACCTGGTGATCGACCTGGTGCGGACCGCCATCGTCGTGATCGACATGCAGAACGACTTCTGCTCGCCCCGGGGCTGGCTTGCCCGGGTCGGCGTCGATGTGACGCCCGCACGCACGCCGATCGCGCCGCTGGCGGCGCTGCTGCCCAGGCTGCGCTCGAAGGGAGTGCCGGTGCTGTGGGTGAACTGGGGCAACCGGCCGGACCGGCTGAATCTCAGCCCGTCGCTGCTCCATGCCTGCGACCCGGCCGGCGAGGGATCGGGACCGGGCGATCCCCTGCCCGGCCCCCCGAGCCCCGCCGCCGGGGCCGGAGTGCTGGAACGCGACGGCTGGGGGACGGCGATCGTCGACGGGCTGGATGCGGCGCCGACCGACATCCATGTGGCCAAATACCGGATGAGCGGCTTCTGGGATACCGAGCTGGACAGCATCCTGCGGAATCTCGGCGTCCGGACGCTGCTGTTCGCCGGCGTCAACCTGGACCAGTGCGTGATGTGCACCCTGCAGGACGCCAGTTTCCTGGGTTACGACTGCATCCTGGTCAACGACTGCTGCGCCACCACGTCGCCGAGCTATTGCCTCGAAGCGACGCTGTACAATGTCAAGCAATGCTTCGGCTTCGTGACGACCTCCGATCACCTGCTGAACGGCCTGAAGGACCGAGCGACATGA
- a CDS encoding CocE/NonD family hydrolase has translation MTSARAAQDRTTPPLPVRPPRTVSMTTRDGVRLDADIHEPDAAGPFPVLLMRQPYGRAIASTVVYAHPAWYAAHGYIVVIQDVRGCGTSAGDFRLFEHEAEDGADAVAWAAGLPGSTGAVGMYGFSYQGNTQLLALAGGSPALKALCPAMVGWDMHGDWAYEGGAFRLADNLGWGIQMAAEAARRRQDFIAHQALYAASRALPLDEELPTHPRVLRGYARYTHYDDWLGNPLPGGYWDAISPRAALAGRDVDVPMLHIGGWFDQMLTGTLAAFREIGARTVAPQRLIVGPWPHLPWGRRAGTVDFGPEAARSIDREQLAWFDRFLKGAAVPDAPAVELFDLCAGCWRSFDAVPDPEPASLHISSSGLAAATTEDGVLAERPGASGTDRIVHDPWRPVPTFGGHASSLGGMRDRWEIDQRADVACYTTDPLSSAVLLAGAVTLELTVEADAPSFDVSAVLSKVEPDGRAFNLTQGHVRAEEGAATRPLRIPMRALCATVPAGSRLRLSLAGACFPAFPVNPGTGAEPAETRLVDCRTITLAFHAAGTRLLVPLVRTA, from the coding sequence ATGACCTCGGCTCGGGCCGCCCAGGACCGCACGACGCCTCCGCTGCCGGTGCGGCCCCCCCGTACCGTCTCCATGACCACGCGCGACGGGGTCCGGCTGGATGCCGACATCCACGAGCCTGACGCCGCCGGTCCCTTCCCGGTGCTTCTGATGCGCCAGCCCTATGGAAGGGCGATCGCCTCGACGGTCGTCTACGCGCATCCCGCCTGGTACGCGGCGCACGGCTACATCGTGGTGATCCAGGACGTCCGGGGCTGCGGCACGTCTGCCGGCGACTTCCGGCTGTTCGAGCACGAGGCGGAGGACGGCGCCGACGCGGTCGCCTGGGCCGCTGGATTGCCGGGTTCGACCGGGGCGGTCGGCATGTACGGCTTCTCCTACCAGGGCAACACGCAGTTGCTGGCGCTGGCCGGCGGCTCCCCGGCGCTGAAGGCGCTGTGCCCGGCCATGGTCGGCTGGGACATGCATGGCGACTGGGCCTACGAGGGGGGAGCTTTCCGGCTGGCCGACAACCTGGGCTGGGGGATCCAGATGGCGGCCGAGGCCGCGCGGCGGCGCCAGGACTTCATCGCCCACCAGGCGCTCTACGCCGCCTCCCGCGCGCTGCCGCTGGACGAGGAATTGCCGACCCATCCGCGGGTGCTGCGGGGCTATGCCCGCTACACCCACTACGACGACTGGCTGGGCAATCCGCTGCCCGGCGGCTACTGGGACGCGATCTCGCCGCGCGCCGCACTGGCCGGCAGGGATGTGGACGTGCCGATGCTCCATATCGGCGGCTGGTTCGACCAGATGCTGACCGGCACGCTGGCGGCTTTCCGGGAAATCGGCGCCCGGACGGTGGCGCCGCAACGCCTGATCGTCGGTCCCTGGCCCCATCTGCCCTGGGGGCGCCGGGCCGGCACGGTCGATTTCGGGCCGGAGGCGGCACGCTCCATCGACCGCGAGCAGCTCGCCTGGTTCGACCGCTTCCTCAAGGGCGCGGCGGTGCCCGACGCCCCGGCGGTCGAGCTGTTCGACCTGTGCGCCGGGTGCTGGCGGAGCTTCGACGCCGTTCCGGACCCGGAACCAGCTTCGCTCCATATCTCCAGCTCGGGCTTGGCGGCGGCCACGACGGAGGACGGCGTGCTGGCCGAGCGGCCCGGCGCTTCCGGGACCGACCGGATCGTGCATGATCCATGGCGGCCCGTGCCGACCTTCGGCGGCCACGCCTCCAGCCTCGGCGGCATGCGCGACCGTTGGGAGATCGACCAGCGCGCCGACGTCGCCTGCTATACCACGGACCCGCTGTCGTCGGCGGTGCTGCTGGCCGGGGCGGTCACCCTCGAACTGACGGTGGAGGCCGACGCACCCAGCTTCGACGTATCCGCCGTATTGTCCAAGGTGGAGCCCGACGGGCGGGCATTCAATCTGACGCAGGGCCATGTCCGGGCCGAGGAAGGTGCGGCCACCCGGCCGCTGCGGATCCCGATGCGCGCGCTGTGCGCCACGGTGCCGGCCGGCAGCCGGCTTCGCCTCAGCCTGGCCGGCGCTTGCTTTCCCGCGTTTCCGGTCAATCCCGGCACCGGGGCGGAGCCGGCCGAGACCCGGCTGGTCGACTGCCGGACGATCACGCTGGCCTTCCATGCCGCTGGAACCCGCCTGCTCGTTCCGCTAGTCAGAACGGCATGA
- a CDS encoding MlaE family ABC transporter permease, whose translation MTDHRAGLAWAGDGEGAGGVLAATGPWVIATAGGLARDIAAVRPRPGARLGLDLSGLAAVDTVGALLLLRLVDRLEGDGIEVGVTGARPEHAALIEAVHRADRSCEPSRLTRAHPIVAMVERTGRATVQAARELASLLSFLGMMVAALGRTAIDPRRLRITALVHHMEQTGLNALPIVGLLSFLIGVVLAYQGADQLRQFGAELFVVNLLGISILREIGILMTSIIIAGRSGSAFTAQIGTMKVNLEVDALRTLGLDPMELLVLPRALALMVTLPLLAFYADVVGLVGGAVMCYFVLDISFGQFVQQLHGAITVSTLMVGLSKAPVFAFVIALVGCYEGLKVSGSAESVGRLTTRSVVVGIFLVIVLDALFSILFSYIGV comes from the coding sequence TTGACGGATCATCGGGCCGGGCTGGCGTGGGCCGGGGATGGTGAGGGTGCGGGCGGCGTGCTTGCCGCGACCGGACCCTGGGTGATCGCGACCGCCGGCGGCCTTGCCCGGGATATCGCTGCGGTGCGTCCGCGGCCGGGCGCGCGCCTCGGCCTGGATCTCTCCGGCCTTGCCGCCGTGGATACCGTGGGGGCGCTCCTGTTGCTGCGGCTGGTGGACCGCCTGGAGGGCGACGGGATCGAGGTCGGGGTTACCGGCGCCCGGCCCGAGCATGCCGCCCTGATCGAGGCCGTCCACCGGGCCGACCGGAGCTGCGAGCCGTCGCGGCTGACGCGGGCCCACCCGATCGTGGCGATGGTCGAGCGGACCGGCCGCGCCACGGTGCAGGCGGCGCGGGAACTGGCGAGCCTGCTGAGCTTCCTCGGCATGATGGTGGCGGCGCTGGGCCGGACCGCGATCGACCCGCGCCGGCTGCGGATCACCGCGCTCGTCCACCACATGGAGCAGACCGGGCTGAACGCCCTGCCGATCGTCGGGCTGCTGTCGTTCCTGATCGGAGTCGTGCTGGCCTACCAGGGGGCGGACCAGCTCCGCCAGTTCGGCGCCGAGCTGTTCGTGGTCAACCTGCTGGGCATTTCGATCCTGCGCGAGATCGGCATCCTGATGACCTCGATCATCATCGCCGGCCGTTCCGGGTCGGCCTTCACCGCCCAGATCGGCACGATGAAGGTCAACCTGGAAGTCGACGCCCTGCGCACGCTGGGGCTCGACCCGATGGAGCTGCTGGTCCTGCCGCGCGCCCTGGCGCTGATGGTCACCCTTCCGCTGCTCGCCTTCTACGCCGACGTCGTCGGTCTCGTGGGGGGCGCGGTTATGTGCTATTTCGTGTTGGATATCAGTTTCGGACAGTTCGTACAGCAGCTCCACGGCGCGATCACCGTGTCCACCCTGATGGTGGGCCTGTCCAAGGCGCCGGTGTTCGCCTTCGTGATCGCGCTGGTCGGCTGCTACGAAGGGCTGAAGGTGAGCGGCAGCGCCGAGAGCGTCGGCCGTCTGACGACCCGGTCGGTGGTGGTGGGAATCTTCCTGGTGATCGTGCTCGATGCGCTCTTTTCAATCCTCTTCTCCTATATCGGCGTCTGA
- a CDS encoding TAXI family TRAP transporter solute-binding subunit codes for MFRTILALFVAAVSLPALSVPGHAQEPRYLTIGTGAVTGLYYPAGGAVCRMVNRARTQHGIRCAVEATEGSFSNLGALRTGELDMAVTQSDWLFHAYKGSGRFRDQGPHKELRSVFALHGEPFTVVARVGAGIDAFEDLKGKRVNVGEPGSGNRAMMDTVMKAWGWTARDFSLASELPASEQALALCDNRVDAVAYAGGHPNGLIQQAASTCSVKLIGIDGRPVRKLLDDGPYYARVVIPGGMYAGNPDDVETFGVRAVLASSAEADAGVVYEVVKTVFDDFEAFRRLHPALQALEKASVATEGLAVPLHDGAARYFEEAGVR; via the coding sequence ATGTTCAGAACCATCCTGGCCCTCTTCGTGGCCGCCGTTTCCCTGCCGGCCCTCTCCGTCCCGGGCCATGCCCAGGAGCCCCGCTACCTCACGATCGGCACCGGGGCCGTCACCGGCCTCTACTATCCCGCCGGGGGCGCCGTCTGCCGGATGGTCAACCGGGCGCGCACCCAGCACGGCATCCGATGCGCGGTGGAAGCCACGGAGGGGTCGTTCTCCAATCTCGGCGCCTTGCGGACCGGCGAGCTGGACATGGCCGTGACCCAGTCGGACTGGCTGTTCCACGCCTACAAGGGCAGCGGGCGGTTCCGCGACCAGGGTCCCCACAAGGAGCTGCGCTCTGTCTTCGCGCTTCACGGCGAGCCCTTCACGGTCGTCGCGCGCGTCGGGGCCGGCATCGACGCCTTCGAGGACCTGAAAGGCAAGCGGGTCAATGTCGGCGAACCCGGGTCGGGCAACCGGGCGATGATGGACACGGTGATGAAGGCCTGGGGCTGGACGGCGCGCGATTTTAGCCTTGCCTCCGAACTGCCGGCGTCGGAGCAGGCTTTGGCCCTGTGCGACAACCGGGTGGATGCCGTGGCCTATGCGGGGGGGCATCCCAACGGGCTGATCCAGCAGGCCGCGTCCACCTGTTCGGTCAAGCTGATCGGCATCGACGGCCGGCCGGTCCGGAAGCTGCTCGATGACGGCCCCTATTATGCGCGTGTCGTCATTCCCGGCGGCATGTACGCCGGCAATCCGGACGATGTCGAGACCTTCGGCGTCAGGGCCGTCCTGGCCAGCTCCGCCGAAGCCGATGCCGGCGTGGTCTATGAAGTCGTCAAGACGGTGTTCGACGATTTCGAGGCCTTCAGGCGCCTGCACCCGGCGCTCCAGGCCCTGGAGAAAGCCTCCGTCGCGACGGAGGGGCTGGCGGTCCCGCTGCACGACGGGGCGGCGCGCTACTTCGAGGAGGCAG
- a CDS encoding MlaD family protein yields METRASYLLVGVFTLFLMGCLFALTVWLAKSGFEEAGSSLYQILFTGSVAGLQEGSPVRYRGIALGTVRDIRLDPKNIGRVRVTIEVAANTPIKEDAVAYLALEGLSGAVYVEISGGTQESPLLKAEDGDLPIIQSRPSSLAALVETTPELLNRLVGLSGQLTGFLSAENQAEVSRILVNVRTMTDHLARAAAGAEGTVAELGTTLGMVNGLVLDLRDHAGRLTDGADATLGEARATLGGVGKDASRVTADVSRVAGELRTLAASLNRATLEAEALVKENREPIADFTGTGLYEFTLLIAELRGLVNNLGRVTTRLERDPGDFLFGGTRQGVSVE; encoded by the coding sequence ATGGAGACGCGGGCGAGCTATCTTCTGGTCGGGGTGTTCACGCTGTTCCTGATGGGCTGCCTGTTCGCCTTGACCGTCTGGCTGGCCAAGTCCGGCTTCGAGGAGGCGGGCTCGTCGCTCTACCAGATCCTGTTCACCGGCTCGGTCGCTGGATTGCAGGAGGGCAGTCCGGTCCGCTACCGCGGCATCGCGCTGGGCACCGTGCGGGACATCCGGCTGGACCCTAAGAACATCGGCCGGGTCCGCGTCACCATCGAGGTCGCGGCGAACACACCCATCAAGGAGGATGCGGTCGCCTACCTGGCTTTGGAAGGGCTGTCCGGCGCCGTCTACGTGGAGATATCCGGCGGCACCCAGGAGAGCCCGCTCCTGAAGGCGGAAGACGGCGATCTGCCGATCATCCAGAGCCGCCCGTCGTCGCTCGCGGCACTGGTCGAGACGACCCCCGAGCTGCTGAACCGGCTGGTCGGCCTGTCCGGGCAACTCACCGGCTTCCTGTCGGCGGAGAACCAGGCCGAGGTCTCCCGGATCCTGGTCAATGTCCGGACCATGACCGACCATCTGGCCAGGGCCGCCGCCGGGGCGGAGGGGACGGTGGCGGAGCTGGGCACTACCCTCGGCATGGTGAACGGCCTGGTCCTGGACCTGCGCGACCATGCCGGGCGCCTGACGGACGGCGCCGACGCGACGCTTGGCGAGGCGCGCGCCACGCTGGGGGGAGTCGGCAAGGATGCCAGTCGGGTGACGGCTGATGTCTCGCGGGTGGCCGGCGAGCTGCGGACGCTGGCGGCGTCTCTCAACCGGGCAACCCTGGAAGCCGAGGCGCTGGTCAAGGAGAACCGCGAGCCGATCGCCGACTTCACCGGCACCGGCCTGTACGAATTCACCCTGCTGATCGCCGAACTGCGGGGTCTGGTCAACAATCTGGGCCGGGTGACGACCCGGCTGGAGCGCGACCCCGGGGATTTCCTGTTCGGCGGAACCCGCCAGGGCGTGAGCGTGGAGTGA
- a CDS encoding amidase — protein MGSAEREHLAREKLGAFCRHVDLDVAGAADGPLSGLTFAAKDLYDVAGHATCAGNPTWLASHPVPSSTAPAVQAVLDAGARLVGKTVTDELAFSINGENAHYGTPLNPRAPQRIPGGSSSGSASAVAGGAVPLALGTDTGGSVRVPASFCGIYGFRPTHGRIPIDGVTPLAPSFDTVGWFAPDAGLLEQLGQVLLGLREEGGRPRNILLVEDAFALTDGPVRQALGPAIDAVTAALGSPRDVTLSRKGLADGWLDAFRTLQMHEVWSTHGAWITGHRPHFGPGVAERFKAASTVTGEAAAKADNFRRRVTEQMDSLLGTGDLLLMPTSPTVAPLRDTPQADLDQFRARVLSMTCIAGLARLPQVSIPAAEVDGCPVGLSLVARRGEDAMLLASAKRAAAAL, from the coding sequence ATGGGATCTGCCGAACGGGAACATCTCGCGAGGGAAAAGCTCGGAGCCTTCTGCCGCCATGTCGATCTGGACGTCGCGGGAGCTGCCGACGGTCCCCTGTCCGGGCTGACTTTCGCGGCCAAGGATCTCTACGACGTCGCCGGCCACGCGACCTGCGCCGGAAATCCCACCTGGCTCGCCTCCCATCCCGTGCCGTCGAGCACCGCGCCGGCGGTGCAGGCGGTGCTCGACGCCGGCGCACGGCTGGTGGGCAAGACCGTTACCGACGAGCTGGCCTTCAGCATCAACGGCGAGAACGCCCATTACGGCACGCCGCTGAATCCCAGGGCGCCCCAACGGATCCCCGGCGGCTCGTCCAGCGGGTCGGCTTCCGCCGTGGCGGGCGGCGCCGTTCCGCTGGCGCTCGGCACCGATACGGGAGGCTCCGTCCGGGTTCCGGCCTCCTTCTGCGGCATCTACGGCTTCCGCCCGACCCACGGCCGCATTCCGATCGACGGCGTGACGCCGCTGGCGCCCAGCTTCGACACGGTCGGCTGGTTCGCGCCCGACGCCGGCCTGCTGGAACAGCTGGGGCAGGTGCTGCTGGGCCTGCGGGAAGAAGGCGGCCGGCCGCGCAACATCCTGCTGGTCGAGGACGCCTTCGCGCTCACCGACGGCCCGGTGCGGCAGGCGCTGGGACCCGCGATCGACGCGGTGACCGCGGCGCTGGGATCGCCGCGCGACGTCACCCTCAGCCGCAAGGGTTTGGCCGACGGCTGGCTGGACGCCTTCAGGACACTCCAGATGCACGAGGTCTGGAGCACCCACGGCGCCTGGATCACCGGGCACAGGCCGCATTTCGGGCCGGGAGTGGCGGAGCGGTTCAAGGCCGCGTCCACCGTCACCGGGGAGGCGGCGGCGAAGGCCGACAATTTCCGGCGCCGCGTGACCGAGCAGATGGACAGCCTGCTCGGCACCGGCGACCTGCTGCTGATGCCGACCTCGCCCACCGTGGCGCCGCTGAGGGACACCCCGCAGGCCGATCTGGACCAGTTCCGCGCCCGCGTCCTCAGCATGACCTGCATCGCCGGATTGGCGCGCCTTCCGCAGGTCAGCATTCCGGCGGCCGAAGTCGACGGCTGCCCGGTCGGCCTCTCCCTGGTCGCCCGCCGGGGCGAGGACGCCATGCTGCTGGCCTCGGCGAAGCGGGCCGCGGCGGCGCTGTAG
- a CDS encoding ABC-type transport auxiliary lipoprotein family protein, protein MRQSGPIPLFARLLPACCIALGLLAGCSLPGFAPPPKLYTLTPKNTFSEGLPVVRSQILIEPPVAAAGIDTGRIALSRAPTSLDYYADVSWTDRAPAMVQTLMVESFENSGKVISVGRDTIGLRSDIILKSELREFQAEYDPAVENAPPRIHVRINAKLVAMPRRSIEASKTFESFEPARGLGFEDIIAAYDEALGKVLRRLVEWSLAETARLDRESPRRNS, encoded by the coding sequence ATGAGACAGTCCGGCCCCATTCCGCTCTTCGCGCGGCTCCTGCCTGCCTGCTGCATTGCCCTCGGGCTGCTCGCCGGCTGCTCGCTGCCGGGATTCGCGCCGCCGCCCAAGCTCTATACCCTGACGCCCAAGAACACCTTCAGCGAAGGGTTGCCGGTGGTCCGTTCCCAGATCCTGATCGAGCCGCCGGTCGCCGCGGCCGGGATCGACACGGGGCGGATCGCGCTGAGCCGTGCCCCCACCAGCCTCGACTATTACGCGGACGTCAGCTGGACCGACCGGGCGCCTGCCATGGTGCAGACCCTGATGGTCGAAAGCTTCGAGAATTCCGGCAAGGTGATCTCCGTCGGGCGCGACACCATCGGCCTGCGCTCCGACATCATCCTCAAGAGCGAGCTGCGCGAGTTCCAGGCCGAATACGACCCTGCGGTGGAAAACGCGCCTCCGCGCATCCATGTGCGCATCAATGCCAAGCTGGTCGCGATGCCGCGTCGGAGCATCGAGGCCAGCAAGACCTTCGAGTCGTTCGAACCCGCCCGCGGCTTGGGTTTCGAGGACATCATCGCCGCCTATGACGAGGCGCTGGGGAAGGTGCTGCGGCGCCTCGTCGAGTGGTCGCTGGCCGAGACGGCGAGGCTCGACCGCGAAAGCCCGCGCCGGAATTCCTGA
- a CDS encoding Rpn family recombination-promoting nuclease/putative transposase, producing MGQQHDLLFRALLDDPVRAGILIRDYLPADIAARLGDEPPVPLDGSFVDRTLTPSWVDRLFSVRLRDGGTLLIYVLLEHKSHPDPRTPLQVLGYLVDIWESFVGDDASRMRRLPPVIPLVFYHGRSAWTVPTSVIDVIGADEGLRDLLRDFRYLVCNIVPIPDDQLSSDPEVRAALLPLKYVYRQPDPEMLLEAVLSGLREGSPLAEKVLYYMLEMYPRISVDMMRMVNGRVRPNREQDMVSLAAQQWLNEGHARGVIEGKAEGRAEGKAEGRAEGKLESIRLALETRFGLVPPEVEARLLQASPDRLDTLLRRSLTAASPDDVFADEERRQDS from the coding sequence ATGGGCCAGCAGCACGACCTTCTGTTCCGCGCCTTGCTGGACGATCCGGTCCGGGCCGGCATCCTGATCCGCGATTACCTGCCGGCCGATATCGCGGCCCGCCTGGGCGACGAGCCGCCGGTGCCGCTGGACGGCAGCTTCGTCGACCGGACGCTGACGCCGAGCTGGGTCGACCGGCTGTTCTCGGTCCGCCTGCGCGACGGCGGCACCCTGCTGATCTATGTGCTGCTGGAGCACAAGAGCCACCCCGATCCCCGGACGCCGCTCCAGGTGCTGGGCTACCTGGTCGACATCTGGGAGAGCTTCGTCGGCGACGACGCTTCCAGGATGCGCCGGCTGCCCCCGGTCATCCCGCTGGTGTTCTATCACGGGCGCAGCGCCTGGACGGTGCCGACCTCCGTCATCGACGTCATCGGTGCCGACGAGGGCCTGCGGGACCTGCTGCGCGACTTCCGCTACCTCGTCTGCAACATCGTGCCCATCCCCGACGACCAGCTGTCCTCCGATCCGGAAGTCCGGGCGGCGCTGCTGCCGCTGAAATACGTCTACCGCCAGCCCGACCCGGAGATGCTGCTGGAGGCGGTGCTGTCCGGCCTGCGCGAGGGCTCGCCCCTGGCGGAGAAAGTGCTGTACTATATGCTGGAGATGTACCCGCGGATCTCCGTCGACATGATGAGGATGGTGAACGGCAGGGTCAGGCCGAACCGGGAGCAGGACATGGTATCGCTCGCTGCGCAGCAGTGGCTGAACGAGGGTCATGCCAGGGGTGTGATCGAGGGCAAGGCCGAAGGCCGGGCGGAAGGCAAGGCGGAGGGCAGGGCGGAAGGAAAGCTGGAGAGCATCCGGCTGGCCCTGGAGACTCGGTTCGGCTTGGTGCCGCCCGAGGTTGAGGCCCGCCTGCTCCAGGCCTCGCCCGATCGGCTCGACACGCTTCTGAGGCGTTCGCTGACCGCGGCGTCGCCCGACGACGTTTTCGCGGACGAGGAACGGCGTCAGGACTCGTAG
- a CDS encoding adenine phosphoribosyltransferase gives MNIKDHIRSIPDFPKPGILFYDISTLLAHADAWQETVRQLSDAVRPHKPDLLVGIESRGFLVAAPLALSLGLGFVMIRKRGKLPGDIITHSYDLEYGTDTIEIQADSIKPGSRVVVLDDLLATGGTMAAAVSLLRRMGAEVAAAQFIIELGFLNGAAKLDVPAQALVTYES, from the coding sequence ATGAACATCAAGGACCATATCCGAAGCATCCCGGATTTTCCCAAGCCGGGCATCCTGTTCTACGATATTTCGACCCTGCTCGCCCACGCCGATGCCTGGCAGGAAACCGTCCGCCAGCTTTCCGACGCGGTGAGGCCGCACAAGCCCGACTTGCTGGTCGGCATCGAATCCCGGGGATTCCTGGTCGCCGCCCCGCTGGCCCTCTCGCTCGGGCTGGGGTTCGTGATGATCCGGAAGCGCGGCAAGCTGCCGGGCGACATCATCACCCACAGCTACGACCTGGAATACGGGACCGACACCATCGAGATCCAGGCCGACTCCATCAAGCCCGGCTCCCGCGTGGTCGTCCTCGACGACCTGCTGGCGACCGGCGGGACCATGGCGGCCGCGGTCAGCCTGCTGCGCCGGATGGGCGCCGAAGTGGCCGCCGCGCAATTCATCATCGAACTCGGCTTTCTGAACGGCGCCGCCAAGCTCGACGTGCCGGCCCAGGCGCTGGTGACCTACGAGTCCTGA
- a CDS encoding NAD(P)H-dependent oxidoreductase: protein MKVKVIYAHPADGSFNAAIHRTVVDALARAGHEVRDFDLYARGFEPRLSAAEHGAHYAQGENEGPVQEYVDALRWAEALVFVFPTWWYGVPAILKGYLDRVWLPGVAFHLPADGGRIRPGLTNIRKLAVVTTHGAPWWFMKFWMREPGKAVFMRGLKPLLARGCRTVHIAHPSMDKSTPESRARFLRKVERTLASF, encoded by the coding sequence ATGAAAGTAAAAGTCATCTATGCCCACCCCGCCGACGGCAGCTTCAATGCCGCGATCCACCGCACCGTGGTCGATGCCCTGGCCAGGGCCGGCCACGAGGTTCGCGACTTCGACCTCTATGCCCGAGGGTTCGAGCCCCGGCTGAGCGCCGCCGAACATGGAGCCCACTACGCCCAGGGCGAGAACGAGGGGCCGGTCCAGGAGTATGTGGACGCCCTGCGCTGGGCCGAGGCGCTGGTCTTCGTCTTTCCGACCTGGTGGTACGGCGTGCCGGCGATCCTGAAGGGTTACCTGGACCGCGTCTGGCTTCCGGGCGTGGCCTTCCACCTGCCGGCGGACGGCGGGCGGATCCGGCCCGGCCTGACCAACATCCGGAAGCTTGCGGTGGTGACCACCCACGGAGCGCCCTGGTGGTTCATGAAGTTCTGGATGCGCGAGCCGGGCAAGGCGGTGTTCATGCGCGGGCTGAAGCCGTTGCTGGCGCGCGGCTGCCGGACCGTCCACATCGCCCACCCGTCCATGGACAAATCCACCCCGGAGAGCCGCGCCCGGTTCCTGCGGAAAGTCGAGAGGACCCTCGCGAGCTTCTGA
- a CDS encoding ABC transporter ATP-binding protein, giving the protein MIPASEPVIPASEPVIPASEPVIRVRGLVTRFGNQTVHDGLDLDVRRGEVLGVVGGSGTGKSVLLKTIIGLNRPAAGRIEVLGDDTAELDDAGRIRLQARWGVLFQDGALFSSMTVAQNIMVPLKEHTGLDPLTIAEVARIKIAMTGLPPSAGAKYPSELSGGMRKRAGLARALALDPEILFLDEPTAGLDPIGAAAFDELIGNLQRSLGLTVFMVTHDLDSLRAICDRIAVLIDRRIVVDTLDALRLLDHPWIRDYFNGPRGRAALDAGAGTPSKEA; this is encoded by the coding sequence GTGATCCCGGCGTCCGAGCCGGTGATCCCGGCGTCCGAGCCGGTGATCCCGGCGTCCGAGCCGGTGATCAGGGTGCGCGGCCTCGTCACCCGGTTCGGCAACCAGACCGTCCATGACGGCCTGGACCTCGACGTGCGCCGGGGGGAGGTGCTGGGCGTGGTCGGCGGGTCCGGGACCGGCAAGTCGGTGCTGCTGAAGACGATCATCGGGCTGAACCGCCCGGCCGCCGGCCGGATCGAGGTGCTGGGCGACGACACCGCGGAACTGGACGACGCCGGCCGAATCCGGCTCCAGGCGCGCTGGGGCGTGCTTTTCCAGGACGGCGCGCTGTTCAGCTCCATGACCGTCGCCCAGAACATCATGGTGCCGCTGAAGGAGCATACCGGCCTCGACCCGCTCACCATCGCGGAGGTCGCCCGCATCAAGATCGCCATGACCGGCCTGCCGCCGTCGGCCGGGGCCAAGTACCCGTCGGAACTGTCGGGCGGCATGCGGAAGCGCGCCGGCCTGGCGCGGGCGCTGGCGCTCGACCCCGAGATCCTGTTCCTGGACGAGCCGACCGCCGGCCTCGACCCGATCGGCGCCGCCGCGTTCGACGAACTGATCGGCAACCTCCAGCGCAGCCTCGGTCTGACCGTCTTCATGGTGACCCACGACCTGGACAGCCTGCGGGCCATCTGCGACCGTATCGCCGTCCTGATCGACCGGCGGATCGTCGTCGATACGCTGGATGCGCTGCGGCTCCTGGATCACCCCTGGATCCGCGACTACTTCAACGGTCCCCGGGGCCGTGCGGCGCTGGATGCCGGGGCGGGAACGCCCTCGAAAGAGGCCTGA